The DNA region CGCATGCGCGCCTCGACGGCCTCCAGCGCGGCGCGTTCGGCGGCATTCGCCGGTTCGCGTTCGAACCCCACGAGATCGCCCGCGGGCGCGATGAGATCGACGCGAAGCGTCCCGTCAGGAGCGAGCACGATCGCGGCTTCGCCCTGCCCGTGGACATGGGCCTGGGCGTGAACGGTCCCGGCCGGCAGCGCCAGGCACGCCAGCACGGCCAGCAGGCTAGTCGATCGCATGGTGGATCTCCCTCTCGGGCGGGAAGGGGCGGAAGTCCGGCCCTGCGGCGGCATGAGCGTGGACCGGATGGCCCCCTGTCACGAGGAGGCTCAGCGACAATCCGGCGGTCAGGCCGAGTGTCAGCGCGCCTGCGGCGCCGGCCGACGGGCGTTCCTGGAACGGGCGCAGGAGATGGCCGGTGACCACGTGCAGCAGCACGCCCGCGCTTGCCGCGGCGAGCGCGTCGATCGCCGCCGGGTCGACCTGCCTGGCGAACTCCCCGAACGCGGCCCCTCCGGTGAGGGTCGTCATGCCGGCCAGCGCGAAGCCTCCAAGGGCAGCCTGACCGGGGGCAAGCCCGGCGCGCTGCAGCAGGACGAATGCCGCGAGCGTCTCGGGAAGCTCGTGCGCGATCAGGGCCGGAAGACTTGCCCAGGACAGGGGGAGCGCTGCGACCGTGACGTGGACCGCCCCGTCGCCGAATGAATGGACCGCGAGCAGCGCCGGGCCGATCCACAGCGCCGCCCCGCTGCCTGCGCGTGCCGCGCCTGCGAACAAGGTGGCCGCCAGGAAGCCGAGCAGGAACCACGCGCCCGCCAGCGGGCTCGCGGACAGCGTTTCCGGCAGGAGGTGCAGGGCGAGCGTGGTGAGCAGAAGTCCCGCCGCCAGCAATTCGGCCTGAACGGTCAGTTCGCGCGAGATCAGCTTGCGAAGCGCAAGCGCTGCGATCGCGGTCGAGGCGCTGACGGCGACGGCAAAGCCGAGGGAGGCAGGCAGGATTTCGGCAGACCAGGGCATGCAGCCGTTATGTTATAACATACGTGGCTTGTCGACCGGTTTTTTCTCTCACCCCGTCCGGCTCTGGCCCGGTACCCATTTCACATCCCTCGCGCCATCGCCGTTGGCGATGCGGCTGGCGACGAAGAGGAGGTCGGACAGGCGGTTGAGATAGCGGATCACCGCGCCGTTCACCGGTTCTCCGGTCGAGGCCAGGGCGACGACGCGTCGCTCGGCCCTGCGCGTCACGGTGCGCGCAAGGTGCAGGCGCGCAGCCGCCTCGCTTCCCCCCGGCAGGACGAAGCTGTCGAGCGGCGCGAGGCGGGCGTTCAGGGCATCGATCTCGGTTTCCAGGCGCTCGACCTGGGCGTCGGTGACGCGCAGCGGCTCCCAGTCGAGTTTCTTGCCGCGGTCGGGGACGCACAGGTCGGCGCCAAGATCGAAAAGATCGTTCTGGATTCGCAGGAAGATCGCCTTTAGCGCCTCGTCTTTGCCGAGCGCGGCGATGGCGAGCCCTAGGGTCGCATTGGCTTCGTCGACCGTGCCGTAGGCTTCGACGCGCGCGTCGTGCTTGTCGACCTCGCTCATGTCGCCGAGCCGGGTGCGGCCGGTGTCGCCGGTCTTGGTGTAGATTTTCGTCAGGCGGACCATCGGCGCCCCCTTCTCGCTGGCGCCGGCCAGCCTAGCCGGAAAACACGCCGCGAAGCCAGAAGATGGCGACGATGATCAGGACCGCGATGAACTGGACCAGCACGCGCAGGCGCATGAGGCGGTTCGACCAGGAACGGCCGAACTCTCCGCCGCGGAACAGGGCGTAGATGCCGGCGACGAGGATCACGAGCACGATCCCCATGGCGATGTAGAGCAGGATGTCGAGGGTCTGGATCATGGTGGCTGATCTAGGCCGATCGCGGCGCGGAGGCAATCGCGGCTGCGCACGCGACTGGACGGCAGTCACGAAATCGCACTCATTTTAGGGTTAAAAGCCGGACGACGATCGTTTATGGCGTTCGCACTGTCAAAACACTTTAGCGACTCGGCTAAATCGTTTAAGTGAACGGTGTTCGCTGAATAGGACCCGGGGGCACCTCATGCGAGGCGATGACAAGGCCAGGCGGATGACGCGGCGCGACATCCGGCGCGAGGCGACCAAGGCGGCGGTCATCGAGGCGGCCCGCGAAGTGTTTCTCCAGCGCGGATATGACGGTACCACGATCAAGCTCATCGCCGACGCTGCCGACGTCTCGCCGGGCACGGTGCTCAACGCCGCCCCGTCCAAGGCCGCGCTGCTGATCCAGATTCTCCAGGAAGAATACGAAGCGATCCAGGAGTCGCTGGACCGGCTGGAGCGTGCGCTGTCCGGCGATGTCGCCGACCGGCTGGTCGCCCTGATGCAGGCGACGCTGGAGGCCCAGACGCGGCACGGCGACCTTTTCGCGGCCGCGATCGGACACGCCTGGCTCTGGAGCGATCCGGTCTACGACGAGACCTTCGGCCAGTTCGACATGGCATGGGCTGCGGTCCGGCGCGTGCTGGACCGGGGCAAGGCGGATGGCGAACTCAGCCCCAGCTGCGACATCGACCAGACTCTGACCGCGCTGCAGGACTTCTATCTCGGCGTCTTCCGCCGCCAGCGTCGCGAACGCATGGACGCCAGCCAGGCCGCCGCGCTCCTGCGCGCGCGTGTCGAACTGATGCTGGGCGGCTGCAAGCCCTGATCAGCCGGTCCGCTCGGTCGGGGTGACCGGGGGCAGGGGGCGGCGGACCCGCTGCGCGATATACACGCCTGCCAGCACCAACCCCGCACCGAGGATCTGGCTCGCGACGAGCGCCTCGCCGAAGATGACCCATCCCGCCGCCGCCGCGACGACGGGCTGGACGAGGATGATCAGCGAGGCGAGGGCGGCCGGCACGCGTCCGAGGCCGAACGCGATCCCGCCCTGGCCGCCGGCGTGCACGACGATCCCGAGTACGAGGAGCGGCAGCCAGCCGGCGAGCGTGTCTGGCAGCAGGCGCTCGCCGAAGGCGAGAGCGACGACGAGTGTGATCACGGCCGCGATCGCGCTCGACCAGACCATGACGAGCGGGGCCGATGCGCCGCGTCTCGCCCAGTGGACGGACAGGATGTAGCTCGCATACCAGAAGGCGGTGAGCGCGGAGAGCAGATCGCCGGCCAGGCGCTCGGGCGCGAGGCGCACATTGGCTGCCGAGAGCAGGACCGCGCCCAGGAGCGCCACGCCGGCCGCGAGGGCGAAGCGCAGCGTGATGCGCTCCTTGAACAGCACCCAGCCCGCGATCGCGACGATGATCGGCGTGAGATTGGCGAGCAGGGTCGCGTTGGCGGCCGTCGTGATCTTGATGCCGGCATGCCAGAAGGCGAGATCGCCGGCGAAGAACACCCCCGCGAGCACGAGCGCGCGCCGGTCCGGCCGGCCGGCGGACGCGCCCTGCTGCCGGCGGGACATGGCGAGCCAGAGGGCGAGCGCGGGCAAAGCCAGGGTCAGGCGCCAGAAGGCGATCGCCTGGGGGCCGAGATCGGACAGCTTCACCATGATCGGCGCAAAGCCGATCAGCACCGCCGAACCGGCCAGTACCACGACGCCGAGCGCCATGCCGCGATCGCGGTCACGCTCGGAATGAGCCGGAAGGGGTTCAGCCATGGCGAGATCCAGCAAGGGGCGGTTGACGCGTTGTGGCATCGCTCGCGGGCAGGCGACAAGGCCCGCCATCGGC from Marinicauda algicola includes:
- a CDS encoding cob(I)yrinic acid a,c-diamide adenosyltransferase, with protein sequence MVRLTKIYTKTGDTGRTRLGDMSEVDKHDARVEAYGTVDEANATLGLAIAALGKDEALKAIFLRIQNDLFDLGADLCVPDRGKKLDWEPLRVTDAQVERLETEIDALNARLAPLDSFVLPGGSEAAARLHLARTVTRRAERRVVALASTGEPVNGAVIRYLNRLSDLLFVASRIANGDGARDVKWVPGQSRTG
- a CDS encoding twin transmembrane helix small protein, with product MIQTLDILLYIAMGIVLVILVAGIYALFRGGEFGRSWSNRLMRLRVLVQFIAVLIIVAIFWLRGVFSG
- a CDS encoding TetR/AcrR family transcriptional regulator encodes the protein MRGDDKARRMTRRDIRREATKAAVIEAAREVFLQRGYDGTTIKLIADAADVSPGTVLNAAPSKAALLIQILQEEYEAIQESLDRLERALSGDVADRLVALMQATLEAQTRHGDLFAAAIGHAWLWSDPVYDETFGQFDMAWAAVRRVLDRGKADGELSPSCDIDQTLTALQDFYLGVFRRQRRERMDASQAAALLRARVELMLGGCKP
- a CDS encoding DMT family transporter — encoded protein: MAEPLPAHSERDRDRGMALGVVVLAGSAVLIGFAPIMVKLSDLGPQAIAFWRLTLALPALALWLAMSRRQQGASAGRPDRRALVLAGVFFAGDLAFWHAGIKITTAANATLLANLTPIIVAIAGWVLFKERITLRFALAAGVALLGAVLLSAANVRLAPERLAGDLLSALTAFWYASYILSVHWARRGASAPLVMVWSSAIAAVITLVVALAFGERLLPDTLAGWLPLLVLGIVVHAGGQGGIAFGLGRVPAALASLIILVQPVVAAAAGWVIFGEALVASQILGAGLVLAGVYIAQRVRRPLPPVTPTERTG